From one Planococcus citri chromosome 3, ihPlaCitr1.1, whole genome shotgun sequence genomic stretch:
- the LOC135840657 gene encoding uncharacterized protein LOC135840657 has protein sequence MCKLILALYVDIGLASSDDEELIDASIDVLQSKFKIVSKTADQFLGIRISRSSNGDISLDQLLYIEKLTKQFGIAGFGALSRSLENPSPKDVSCLKRVTRYLNSTINFKFVYKFDPTVKQLECYSDADFAGYPATSRSTTGILIKYADAVISWISKRQQLVADSSCDAELITANETSKETIWISRLFRELINLSDVPVQGC, from the exons ATGTGTAAGCTCATTTTAGCTTTATACGTCGACATTGGACTGGCATCTTCAGACGATGAAGAGCTGATTGATGCATCTATCGACGTGTTACAGTCCAAATTTAAGATAGTTTCGAAGACAGCAGACCAATTCCTTGGTATTCGAATATCCCGATCATCTAACGGAGATATTTCCTTGGATCAATTGCTGTATATTGAGAAACTCACAAAGCAATTCGGAATAGCTGGCT TTGGCGCATTATCAAGATCCCTGGAAAATCCATCACCCAAAGATGTTAGTTGTTTGAAGCGTGTTACTCGTTACTTGAACAGTACGATAAACTTCAAGTTCGTGTACAAATTCGATCCAACTGTCAAACAGCTAGAATGTTACAGTGACGCAGATTTTGCCGGTTATCCTGCTACATCTCGATCGACAACTGGCATTCTGATCAAGTATGCTGATGCGGTGATTTCCTGGATCAGCAAACGACAGCAGTTGGTAGCTGACTCGAGTTGCGATGCTGAATTGATCACTGCTAACGAAACATCAAAGGAAACCATCTGGATTTCAAGATTATTTCGAGAATTAATCAATCTGTCCGACGTTCCTGtgcagggctgttaa